The Cardiocondyla obscurior isolate alpha-2009 linkage group LG25, Cobs3.1, whole genome shotgun sequence genome has a segment encoding these proteins:
- the Hrb27c gene encoding heterogeneous nuclear ribonucleoprotein 27C isoform X5 produces the protein MRVKTEMDDDEKGKLFVGGLSWETTQENLQRYFGRYGEVIDCVVMKNSESGRSRGFGFVTFSDPANVSLVLQNGPHQLDGRTIDPKPCNPRTLQKPKRSGGFPKVFLGGLPSNVTETDLRSYFTRFGKVMEVVIMYDQEKKKSRGFGFLSFEDEEAVDRCVAEHFVNLNGKQVEIKRAEPRDSSSKMNDSHQGQWGPPQQGGPPMGMAGNMGPMGGPNGQMGGPMMGGPMGPPGNMMQQYQGWGTSPQTGGYAGYSTQYNAQGWGAPPGPPQQQQIPPPPPHQWGSSYNVQPAAATQGYGSYGGPAAAASGGYGPTAGTGGAAGGGPGGSWSSWNMPQNGPPPGTQPPPQPPQPNSSQPNSNSNPSGPQVVARINFLSKEHLAAEHLWIYLLVVIVPVVIGIYISITLYKSYNFYLPNILMDP, from the exons ATGAGAGTGAAGACCGAAATGGACGACGACGAAAAGGG aaaattgtTCGTTGGTGGGTTATCATGGGAGACAACCCAAGAAAATCTCCAACGTTACTTCGGCCGTTATGGAGAAGTTATCGATTGCGTCGTTATGAAAAACAGTGAATCTGGACGCAGTCGTGGATTTGGATTTGTAACATTCAGCGATCCTGCTAATGTTTCTTTGGTCCTTCAGAATGGTCCTCATCAACTTGACGGACGTACG ATTGATCCAAAACCATGTAATCCACGTACTCTTCAAAAACCGAAACGTAGTGGTGGTTTCCCGAAAGTCTTTCTTGGTGGCTTGCCAAGTAATGTAACCGAGACGGACTTAAGATCCTATTTTACTCGCTTTGGTAAAGTCATGGAAGTAGTCATAATGTATGAccaggagaaaaagaaatcgagaG GATTCGGCTTTCTCAGCTTTGAGGATGAAGAAGCAGTGGACAGATGTGTTGCAGAACATTTTGTCAACCTAAATGGAAAGCAG GTTGAGATTAAAAGGGCAGAACCGCGAGACTCGTCGAGCAAGATGAATGATAGTCATCAGGGTCAATGGGGCCCACCTCAACAGGGTGGCCCACCGATGGGAATGGCCGGAAATATGGGGCCTATGGGTGGACCGAATGGACAAATGGGTGGCCCCATGATGGGGGGACCTATGGGTCCGCCTGGTAATATGATGCAACAATATCAGGGATGGGGTACAAGTCCGCAAACCGGCGGATATGCGGGATACAGCACTCAGTATAATGCCCAAGGCTGGGGTGCACCACCAGGACCGCCACAGCAACAGCAAATCCCACCGCCGCCTCCGCATCAATGGGGTAGCAGTTATAATGTTCAACCTGCTGCAGCTACCCAAGGTTACGGAAGCTATG GTGGGCCGGCGGCGGCCGCTTCAGGGGGCTACGGGCCCACGGCGGGTACTGGCGGGGCTGCGGGAGGCGGGCCTGGGGGCTCTTGGAGCTCCTGGAACATGCCACAGAATGGGCCTCCTCCTGGGACCCAGCCCCCACCTCAGCCCCCTCAGCCCAACTCCTCGCAGCCCAACTCCAACTCGAACCCCTCTGGCCCGCAGG TGGTCGCAAGAATTAACTTTTTGAGTAAGGAGCACTT